The Urbifossiella limnaea genome has a window encoding:
- a CDS encoding VIT1/CCC1 transporter family protein, whose translation MPHSERHRTERIGWLRAAVMGANDGIVSTASLILGVAAAHATSHDILVAGVAGLVAGAMSMAAGEYVSVSSQADTEQADLARERQELASDPSAELAELTAIYVKRGLDPSLAKQVAEQLTARGALAAHSRDELGTSELLVARPVQAALASAGTFAVGAALPLLAVVIAPGAYLIPLVAGASIIFLATLGGVAAYVGGAGATRGAVRVTFWGALAMAITAGVGALFGTAV comes from the coding sequence ATGCCACACAGCGAGCGACACCGGACGGAACGCATCGGCTGGCTGCGTGCGGCCGTCATGGGGGCGAACGACGGCATCGTATCAACCGCGAGCCTCATCTTGGGCGTCGCGGCCGCCCACGCGACCAGCCACGACATCTTGGTCGCGGGGGTCGCCGGGTTGGTCGCCGGGGCGATGTCGATGGCGGCCGGTGAGTATGTCTCGGTCAGTTCCCAGGCCGATACCGAACAGGCCGACCTCGCCCGCGAGCGCCAGGAACTCGCGAGCGACCCGTCCGCCGAGCTTGCGGAACTCACGGCGATCTACGTCAAGCGTGGCCTCGACCCGTCGCTCGCGAAACAGGTCGCCGAGCAACTCACGGCCCGTGGCGCTTTGGCCGCCCATTCCCGTGACGAACTCGGCACGTCCGAGTTGCTCGTCGCGCGGCCCGTCCAGGCGGCGCTCGCCTCGGCGGGGACATTCGCCGTTGGCGCGGCGTTGCCCTTACTGGCGGTGGTCATTGCCCCGGGTGCGTATCTCATCCCCCTTGTCGCAGGAGCTTCGATCATCTTCCTCGCGACTCTGGGCGGTGTCGCCGCGTACGTTGGTGGCGCAGGCGCGACGAGAGGTGCTGTCCGAGTTACCTTTTGGGGAGCACTCGCGATGGCCATCACTGCCGGCGTCGGAGCGTTATTCGGTACGGCCGTGTGA
- a CDS encoding IS110 family RNA-guided transposase, translating into MTGTTILAIDLGKYKCVSCTYDKVTAAAEFRTITTSRAEVERLIRATGPAVVVIEACTLAGWVSDLCGELGIPCKVANTAAEAWKYKHTKRKSDRDDALRLAQLEALGQLPTVVVPAKRVREWRALIAHRQALVAQRVAAQNRIRAVLVGQGLPAPRGAKAWTAAGLAGIAQFARPLAECEPDDLWRGLLDLALTAYRQADELVAVAEAKLDTIGKADARVRLLDTVPGLGPRTAEAVVAHLDDPTRFRNGRQVGAYGGLVPRQFQSGEDDRRGRITKRGPAVLRKLLVQCAWCMLRYNRWARAVFDRLSRGKARRKQAVVALARRVLVRCWAMLRDNQPWRADPDPAPAATAA; encoded by the coding sequence ATGACCGGCACCACGATTCTCGCCATCGACCTGGGGAAGTACAAGTGCGTGTCCTGCACCTACGACAAGGTGACGGCCGCCGCCGAGTTCCGCACGATCACCACCTCCCGGGCCGAGGTCGAGCGGCTCATCCGCGCCACCGGCCCGGCGGTGGTCGTCATCGAGGCGTGTACCCTCGCCGGGTGGGTGTCCGACCTGTGCGGCGAGCTCGGCATCCCGTGCAAGGTGGCGAACACCGCGGCCGAGGCGTGGAAGTACAAGCACACCAAGCGGAAGTCCGACCGGGACGACGCCCTCCGCCTCGCCCAACTGGAGGCGCTCGGCCAGCTCCCCACGGTCGTCGTCCCGGCCAAGCGGGTGCGGGAGTGGCGGGCCTTGATCGCCCACCGGCAGGCGCTGGTGGCCCAGCGGGTCGCCGCCCAGAACCGCATCCGGGCGGTGCTCGTCGGCCAGGGTCTGCCGGCCCCGCGCGGGGCCAAGGCGTGGACCGCCGCCGGGCTCGCGGGCATCGCCCAGTTCGCCCGGCCGCTGGCCGAGTGCGAGCCGGACGACCTGTGGCGGGGGCTCCTCGACCTGGCCCTGACGGCCTACCGCCAGGCCGACGAGCTGGTCGCGGTCGCCGAGGCCAAGCTGGACACGATCGGGAAGGCCGACGCCCGCGTCCGGCTGCTCGACACGGTGCCGGGTCTGGGGCCGCGGACGGCCGAGGCGGTGGTGGCCCACCTCGACGACCCGACGCGGTTCCGGAACGGCCGGCAGGTCGGGGCGTACGGCGGGCTCGTCCCGCGGCAGTTCCAGTCGGGCGAGGACGACCGCCGCGGCCGGATCACCAAGCGAGGGCCGGCGGTGCTGCGGAAGCTGCTGGTGCAGTGCGCGTGGTGCATGCTCCGGTACAACCGGTGGGCGCGGGCGGTGTTCGACCGGCTGAGTCGCGGCAAGGCGCGGCGGAAGCAGGCGGTCGTCGCCCTCGCGCGGCGGGTGCTGGTCCGGTGCTGGGCCATGCTCCGGGACAACCAGCCGTGGCGGGCCGACCCCGACCCGGCACCGGCCGCGACGGCCGCCTGA
- a CDS encoding transposase: MLFGGVFERFLEESPLSVMSRATIEHALSASALDALFDRTAERGYTRELLFSTTVDLMTLVVGGKALHVQAAYRHLRDRVPVTLKCVYDKLRNIETGVSAGLVAHVSGRCEGLITALGGGCKSLLPGYRVRVLDGNHLAATQRRLGVTRGHTAGPLPGQSLVVLDPALMLVTDIVPCEDAHTQERALIDQIVPLVRERDVWVADRNFCTAEFLCEVAARRAYVVIRRHGNLSVEAEAGYGAEVATDRGWVGERRVWVCWGGARLVRLRQVRVRLRAPTADGDAEVEILTNLPAKVPAKKVAEIYLKRWKIEGAFHELTVALNCEVNTLGYPRAALFGFCVAVAAYNVLAVLKAALRAVHGEKKVQEEVSGYYLALEWAMVYAGMMIALPASEWEAFGPMPSPELAGHLREWAGKVDLGRIKKAPPRKPTRTATRRIKDKSPHVSTARLLDEGKKTRQAKVSRNP, encoded by the coding sequence ATGCTGTTCGGTGGGGTCTTCGAGCGGTTCCTAGAGGAGAGCCCGCTCAGCGTGATGTCCCGGGCGACCATCGAGCACGCCCTCTCGGCCTCGGCCCTCGACGCGCTGTTCGACCGGACCGCCGAGCGCGGGTACACCCGGGAGTTGCTGTTCTCCACGACGGTCGATCTGATGACCCTGGTGGTCGGCGGCAAGGCCCTCCACGTCCAGGCCGCCTACCGGCACCTGCGGGACCGCGTCCCGGTCACCCTCAAGTGCGTCTACGACAAGCTCCGGAACATCGAGACGGGCGTGTCCGCGGGGCTGGTCGCGCACGTGTCGGGCCGGTGCGAGGGGCTGATCACCGCGCTGGGCGGGGGGTGCAAGAGCCTGCTGCCGGGCTACCGGGTGCGGGTCCTCGACGGCAACCACCTGGCCGCCACCCAGCGGCGGCTGGGCGTCACCCGGGGGCACACCGCCGGCCCCTTGCCCGGGCAGAGTTTGGTCGTGCTCGACCCGGCCCTGATGCTGGTCACCGACATCGTCCCGTGCGAGGACGCCCACACCCAGGAGCGGGCGCTGATCGACCAGATTGTGCCGCTGGTGCGGGAGCGGGACGTGTGGGTCGCGGACCGCAACTTCTGCACGGCGGAGTTCCTGTGTGAGGTGGCCGCCCGGCGGGCCTACGTCGTCATCCGACGCCACGGGAACCTGAGCGTCGAGGCCGAAGCCGGGTACGGGGCCGAGGTCGCGACGGACCGGGGCTGGGTGGGCGAGCGGCGGGTCTGGGTCTGCTGGGGTGGGGCGCGGTTGGTGCGCCTGCGGCAGGTGCGGGTGCGGCTGCGGGCGCCGACCGCGGACGGGGACGCGGAGGTGGAGATCCTGACCAACCTGCCGGCGAAGGTGCCGGCCAAGAAGGTGGCCGAGATCTACCTCAAGCGGTGGAAGATCGAGGGGGCCTTCCACGAGTTGACAGTCGCCTTGAACTGTGAGGTGAACACCCTGGGGTACCCCAGGGCCGCGCTGTTCGGGTTCTGCGTGGCGGTGGCCGCGTACAACGTGCTGGCCGTACTGAAGGCGGCCCTGCGGGCGGTGCATGGTGAGAAGAAGGTGCAGGAGGAGGTGTCGGGGTATTACCTGGCGCTGGAGTGGGCGATGGTGTACGCGGGGATGATGATCGCCCTGCCCGCGTCGGAATGGGAGGCGTTCGGTCCGATGCCCAGCCCGGAGTTGGCCGGCCACCTCCGCGAGTGGGCGGGCAAGGTCGACCTTGGGAGGATCAAGAAAGCGCCGCCCCGGAAGCCGACGAGGACGGCGACCCGACGGATCAAGGACAAGAGCCCACATGTTTCCACGGCCCGGTTGCTCGACGAGGGGAAGAAGACCCGTCAGGCGAAAGTCAGCCGGAATCCGTGA
- a CDS encoding IS110 family RNA-guided transposase, with protein sequence MGTTAATATAVIGIDVSKATFDACLLTPDGKARVKAFPNTAGGFAAVLAWADGHGAGATARYGMESTGGYEDALARHLHAAGRAVSVINPTRVKYAGVMRGRRNKTDKADAQLIAAYTRDEAPPAWTPPTAEVRELQAFVRRRDDLRALAASEKARLESPLLTPAARKSVARVVKLLGKEADAMQKAADALIAATPALAADAELLVSISGVGSQTASTVLAELPPVARVPSAQAAAAYCGLSPREFTSGTSVKKRTRLSKSGNARLRKALYLPTLTAIRFNPVLKAFFDRLVAAGKPKMQAVGACMRKLVMICYGVLKSRKPFDPVFASRIAT encoded by the coding sequence GTGGGCACCACCGCCGCGACCGCGACCGCCGTGATCGGGATCGATGTCTCCAAGGCCACCTTCGACGCCTGCCTCCTGACCCCCGACGGGAAGGCCCGGGTGAAGGCGTTCCCCAACACCGCGGGCGGGTTCGCCGCCGTCCTCGCCTGGGCCGACGGCCACGGGGCCGGGGCGACGGCCCGCTACGGGATGGAGTCCACCGGCGGGTACGAGGACGCCCTCGCCCGCCACCTCCACGCCGCCGGCCGGGCGGTCAGCGTCATCAACCCGACCCGGGTCAAGTACGCCGGGGTGATGCGCGGCCGGCGGAACAAGACGGACAAGGCCGACGCCCAGCTGATCGCCGCCTACACCCGCGACGAGGCCCCGCCCGCCTGGACCCCGCCGACCGCGGAAGTCCGGGAATTGCAGGCGTTCGTCCGCCGGCGGGACGACCTCCGGGCTCTCGCCGCGAGCGAGAAGGCCCGGCTCGAATCCCCGCTCCTGACCCCGGCCGCGCGGAAGTCGGTGGCCCGCGTCGTGAAGCTCCTCGGCAAGGAGGCCGACGCCATGCAGAAGGCGGCCGACGCGCTCATCGCAGCCACCCCGGCGCTCGCCGCCGACGCGGAGCTGCTGGTCAGCATCTCGGGGGTCGGGTCGCAGACCGCCTCGACCGTGCTGGCCGAGCTGCCGCCGGTCGCCCGGGTGCCGAGCGCCCAGGCCGCGGCGGCGTACTGCGGGCTGTCGCCGCGGGAGTTCACGAGCGGGACGAGCGTCAAGAAGCGGACCCGGCTGTCGAAGTCCGGGAACGCCCGGCTGCGGAAGGCGCTGTACCTGCCGACGCTGACCGCGATCCGGTTCAACCCCGTCCTCAAGGCCTTCTTCGACCGCCTGGTGGCGGCCGGGAAGCCGAAGATGCAGGCGGTGGGCGCGTGCATGCGGAAGCTGGTGATGATCTGCTACGGGGTGCTCAAGAGCCGAAAGCCGTTCGACCCGGTGTTCGCGTCACGAATCGCCACTTGA
- a CDS encoding VIT1/CCC1 transporter family protein: protein MPHSERHRTERIGWLRAAVMGANDGIVSTASLILGVAAAQATNQGILVAGVAGLVAGAMSMAAGEYVSVSSQADTEQADLARERQELAADPSGELAELTAIYVRRGLDPSLANQVAEQLTAHGALAAHSRDELGTSELLVARPIQAALASAGTFAVGAALPLLAVVIAPGVYLIPLVAGASIIFLATLGGLAAFVGGASATRGAIRVTFWGNRSQAGVASERPLGYSSARHGCTPACFG, encoded by the coding sequence ATGCCACACAGCGAGCGACACCGAACGGAACGCATTGGTTGGTTGCGTGCGGCCGTCATGGGTGCGAACGACGGCATCGTATCGACGGCGAGTCTCATCTTGGGCGTAGCAGCTGCACAGGCGACCAACCAAGGCATCTTGGTCGCTGGGGTAGCCGGATTGGTCGCCGGAGCGATGTCGATGGCGGCTGGTGAATACGTCTCGGTCAGTTCTCAGGCTGATACCGAACAGGCCGACCTCGCCCGCGAACGCCAGGAACTCGCGGCCGATCCATCGGGCGAACTTGCAGAACTGACGGCGATCTACGTCAGGCGCGGCCTCGATCCGTCGCTTGCGAACCAGGTCGCCGAGCAACTCACGGCCCATGGCGCATTGGCCGCCCATTCCCGTGACGAACTCGGCACTTCCGAGTTGCTCGTTGCGAGGCCCATCCAAGCGGCACTCGCCTCGGCAGGGACATTCGCGGTTGGCGCGGCGCTACCCTTATTGGCGGTGGTGATTGCTCCTGGTGTGTATCTCATTCCCCTGGTCGCCGGAGCCTCAATAATATTCCTCGCGACTCTGGGCGGTCTTGCAGCGTTCGTCGGCGGCGCGAGCGCGACGAGAGGGGCAATCCGAGTCACGTTTTGGGGTAACCGTTCACAGGCCGGGGTAGCCTCGGAGCGCCCTTTGGGTTACTCTTCCGCTCGGCATGGATGCACCCCCGCCTGTTTCGGCTGA
- the tnpC gene encoding IS66 family transposase — protein sequence MDAPPPVSADVLAALPAEVLALIQWQARQIAQLQREVAELKARLDKDSTNSSLPPSSAHPHAKPVVPKPRSKRRRGGQPGHDKHERALIPVDDCQAVIPCVPTACRKCGRALAGTDPEPVRHQVWELPEIEPVVTEYRRHRLVCACGVSTCGALPMGVPTGQAGPRLIAFAGVLMACFRQSKRRAAQFLGTILNQPASAGWMVLLQGRCAEAVQPAYDDLAARLPAQPVLHIDESPTKEGPSKGWVWTFVADTFTFFACRTSRGAEVLDDLLGADYAGTIHCDRAKMYWRFGRLQWCWAHLKRDFQALIGDPCHTKKRLGHDLMRPTKELFALWKRVRDGTLSRAEFRRRMHPIRDTVEVLLLRGWCNALTHGVCRELWEHRARLWTFVDVAGVEPTNNAAERALRHAVIWRKLSFGTQSAAGSRFVERLLSVIETCRRQRRNAFAWLTEVVRAHVRREAGPSLLAS from the coding sequence ATGGATGCACCCCCGCCTGTTTCGGCTGACGTTCTGGCCGCGCTGCCGGCCGAAGTCCTGGCCCTGATCCAGTGGCAGGCCCGGCAGATCGCCCAACTCCAGCGCGAAGTCGCGGAGTTGAAGGCCCGACTCGACAAGGACTCCACCAACTCCTCGCTGCCACCCTCGTCGGCTCACCCACACGCCAAACCGGTCGTGCCCAAGCCCAGGTCCAAGCGGCGTCGCGGCGGGCAGCCCGGGCACGACAAGCACGAACGGGCGTTGATCCCCGTCGACGACTGCCAGGCCGTCATCCCGTGCGTGCCGACGGCGTGCCGCAAGTGCGGTCGGGCGCTCGCCGGCACCGACCCGGAGCCGGTCCGCCACCAGGTCTGGGAACTCCCCGAGATCGAGCCGGTCGTCACCGAGTACCGGCGGCACCGGCTCGTCTGCGCGTGCGGCGTCTCCACCTGCGGCGCTTTGCCGATGGGCGTGCCCACGGGTCAGGCGGGGCCGCGGCTCATCGCGTTCGCCGGCGTCTTGATGGCCTGCTTCCGCCAGTCGAAACGCCGGGCCGCCCAGTTCCTGGGTACGATCCTCAACCAACCCGCCAGCGCCGGCTGGATGGTCCTGCTGCAGGGCCGGTGTGCCGAGGCGGTGCAACCGGCCTACGACGACCTCGCCGCGAGGCTGCCCGCACAACCCGTGCTCCACATCGACGAGTCACCGACCAAGGAAGGCCCGTCGAAGGGATGGGTCTGGACCTTCGTGGCCGACACGTTCACGTTCTTTGCCTGCCGCACCAGCCGCGGGGCCGAGGTACTCGACGACCTCCTCGGCGCGGACTACGCGGGCACCATCCACTGCGACCGGGCGAAAATGTACTGGCGGTTCGGCCGGCTGCAGTGGTGCTGGGCCCACTTGAAGCGCGACTTCCAGGCCCTGATCGGCGACCCGTGCCACACCAAGAAGCGGCTCGGCCACGACCTGATGCGACCGACGAAGGAACTATTCGCCCTCTGGAAACGGGTGCGCGACGGAACGCTGAGTCGTGCCGAGTTCCGACGCCGCATGCACCCGATCCGCGACACCGTGGAGGTGCTCTTGCTGCGCGGTTGGTGCAACGCACTGACGCACGGCGTCTGCCGGGAACTGTGGGAGCACCGCGCGCGCCTCTGGACCTTCGTGGACGTGGCCGGCGTGGAGCCGACCAACAACGCGGCCGAGCGGGCGCTGCGGCACGCGGTCATCTGGCGGAAGCTCTCCTTCGGCACGCAGTCGGCGGCCGGTAGCCGGTTCGTCGAGCGGCTGCTGTCGGTCATCGAGACCTGCCGCCGCCAGCGCCGCAACGCCTTCGCCTGGCTGACCGAAGTGGTGCGGGCGCACGTTCGGCGTGAAGCTGGGCCGTCGCTGTTGGCGTCATGA
- a CDS encoding 2'-5' RNA ligase family protein codes for MKVQARIPLPPDVRREIDRVRLAYNPERAAGNPAHVTVAYQDEAPDPALLVERVRRAAAQIRRFRLAVGVPARFPPPVVGAFLPVADPAGGVASVRDVVLAPPFTRRGRFGLHVTLLHPDQGARLEAAWPAFAGLPQVGEFAVTELQVVGPDNAVIAVFPLAPDAEPAAAPDPAGL; via the coding sequence GTGAAGGTGCAGGCCCGTATCCCGCTGCCGCCGGACGTTCGCCGGGAGATCGACCGGGTTCGGCTGGCGTACAACCCGGAGCGGGCGGCGGGCAACCCGGCCCACGTCACCGTGGCCTACCAGGATGAAGCTCCGGACCCGGCGTTGCTGGTCGAGCGGGTGCGTCGGGCCGCTGCCCAGATCCGGCGGTTCCGGCTGGCAGTCGGCGTGCCGGCCCGGTTCCCGCCCCCCGTGGTCGGGGCGTTCCTTCCGGTCGCCGACCCGGCCGGCGGGGTGGCGTCCGTCCGGGACGTGGTGCTGGCCCCGCCGTTCACCCGCCGCGGGCGGTTCGGGCTACACGTCACCCTGTTGCACCCGGATCAGGGGGCGCGGCTGGAGGCGGCGTGGCCGGCGTTCGCGGGGCTGCCGCAGGTCGGCGAGTTCGCGGTCACGGAGTTGCAGGTGGTCGGCCCGGACAACGCAGTCATCGCCGTGTTCCCGCTGGCCCCAGACGCCGAACCCGCCGCTGCACCTGACCCGGCGGGCCTGTAG
- a CDS encoding response regulator, with protein sequence MVLNVIADDAVRHALNQAFQKAVFSVREARSGLEALRLADEVPALVALDARLPDLPGAEVCNRLRYRPGTAATPVLHVAAPGGPPAAAPDGTALPALSPERVVARAQSLLWASRTEHLFRGFLEAAPDAVALADAAGAIVYVNARLEGLFG encoded by the coding sequence ATGGTGCTGAACGTCATCGCCGATGATGCGGTCCGCCACGCCCTCAACCAGGCCTTTCAGAAGGCCGTGTTCAGCGTCCGGGAAGCCCGCAGCGGCCTCGAGGCCCTGCGGCTGGCGGACGAGGTTCCGGCCCTCGTCGCCCTTGACGCCCGGCTGCCGGACCTGCCCGGGGCCGAGGTCTGCAACCGCCTCCGGTATCGTCCCGGGACGGCCGCCACCCCCGTCCTTCACGTCGCCGCGCCGGGCGGGCCGCCGGCCGCGGCCCCCGACGGCACGGCGCTGCCGGCCCTGTCCCCCGAGCGGGTGGTGGCCAGAGCCCAATCGCTCCTCTGGGCCAGCCGGACCGAGCACCTGTTCCGCGGGTTCCTGGAGGCCGCCCCCGACGCCGTCGCCCTGGCGGACGCCGCCGGTGCCATCGTCTACGTGAACGCCCGCCTCGAGGGCCTGTTCGGCTAG
- a CDS encoding sialate O-acetylesterase: MSRPRSITPLFAAPAAALAALVVMVTTTTAMQPNTAIPRPDGKPADMTKPVQVFILLGQSNMVGLGKVKGGEISLEHAVKVKKKYQHLVDDGGSWLARKDVRFVQYMSGKGPLKNDWLTVGGGTMGPEFGIGHPLGNATDAPVMLLKCCIGNRALGWDLLPPGSERYAFTTKDKAGVEKKLVYAGYKDKPEFWEMDPAKGLKTEPAPWVDKNGKAIDWYAGKQWDYDIGDARKALADLEKHYPGAKGYEVAGFFFWQGERDAGNAGHAARYEKNLVHFIKTLRAEFKAPDAKFVLATMGESVKGGTGPGADVLNAQLAVDGASGKYSEFKGNVATIYTHPMAQGGSGNGHYGGKAEVYMDVGEAMGRAMVGLLKK, translated from the coding sequence ATGAGCCGCCCGCGCAGTATCACCCCCCTGTTCGCCGCGCCCGCGGCGGCACTGGCGGCACTGGTCGTCATGGTGACGACCACGACTGCAATGCAGCCCAATACCGCGATTCCGCGGCCGGACGGCAAGCCCGCGGACATGACCAAGCCCGTCCAGGTCTTCATCCTGCTCGGGCAGTCCAACATGGTCGGGCTCGGCAAGGTGAAAGGCGGCGAGATCTCCCTGGAGCACGCGGTCAAGGTGAAGAAGAAGTACCAGCACCTCGTGGACGACGGGGGAAGCTGGCTGGCGCGGAAGGATGTCCGCTTCGTGCAGTACATGTCCGGCAAGGGGCCGCTGAAGAACGACTGGCTGACCGTCGGGGGTGGAACCATGGGACCGGAATTCGGGATCGGTCATCCGCTCGGCAACGCGACCGACGCCCCCGTGATGCTCCTCAAGTGCTGCATCGGCAACCGGGCCCTCGGCTGGGACCTCCTCCCGCCGGGTAGCGAGCGCTACGCGTTTACCACCAAGGACAAGGCGGGGGTGGAGAAGAAGCTGGTCTACGCCGGCTACAAGGACAAGCCGGAGTTCTGGGAGATGGACCCGGCCAAGGGCCTGAAAACCGAACCCGCCCCGTGGGTGGACAAGAACGGCAAGGCGATCGACTGGTACGCCGGCAAGCAGTGGGACTACGACATCGGCGACGCCAGGAAGGCGCTGGCCGACCTCGAGAAGCACTACCCGGGGGCCAAAGGCTACGAGGTCGCCGGCTTCTTCTTCTGGCAGGGCGAGCGGGACGCCGGCAACGCCGGTCACGCCGCGCGGTACGAGAAGAACCTCGTGCACTTCATCAAGACGCTGCGTGCGGAATTCAAAGCCCCCGACGCCAAGTTCGTGCTGGCCACGATGGGCGAATCGGTCAAGGGCGGCACCGGCCCCGGGGCCGACGTACTCAACGCCCAACTCGCCGTGGACGGTGCCTCGGGTAAGTACTCCGAGTTCAAAGGCAACGTGGCCACCATCTACACGCACCCGATGGCGCAAGGCGGCAGCGGGAACGGCCACTACGGCGGCAAGGCCGAGGTGTACATGGATGTCGGCGAAGCCATGGGCCGGGCCATGGTGGGCCTGTTGAAGAAGTAG
- a CDS encoding transposase, with product MLLGEVFDRFAAESPVSVMARAAFEHALPADAVDALFAEHAERQYTRELLFSQLVDLMGLVVCRVQPSLNAAIRKRAADLGVTRKAVYAKVARMEPGLGAALVRHTAARLGPVVAALGPTAAASVPGFRVRVVDGSHLPGTDHRLRPLRRTRAGALPGQAVVLFEPATGLVIDAIPCEDGHAQERSLTPAILGWAAPATVWVGDRNFCTTRLLAGTAGRGGCFVVRQHGLTLTELGTGERVARGRTGTGAVFEEAVRVSDGAGGEVAVRRVTVVLDAPTRDGDREIRVLTNLPAAVPATRVAELYRGRWSVEAAFGELAAALHGEVAGLGYPRAALFAFAVALCAYNVLAVIKASIRAAHGAAAEPGVSGYHVANEVAGASRGLLIAIPAAEWAVFARVSAAGMAKVLIALGRQVRVAEFVTSPRGPKKPRTRRESAAGTGHVATARLLKAQKS from the coding sequence ATGCTCCTCGGCGAGGTGTTCGACCGGTTCGCGGCCGAGTCCCCGGTCAGCGTCATGGCCCGGGCGGCGTTCGAGCACGCCCTCCCGGCCGACGCCGTGGACGCCCTGTTCGCGGAACACGCCGAGCGGCAGTACACCCGGGAGTTGCTGTTCTCCCAGCTCGTCGACCTGATGGGGCTCGTCGTCTGCCGGGTGCAGCCGTCCCTCAACGCCGCCATCCGCAAGCGGGCCGCCGACCTCGGGGTGACCCGCAAGGCGGTCTACGCCAAGGTCGCCCGGATGGAGCCCGGCCTCGGGGCGGCCCTCGTCCGGCACACCGCGGCCCGCCTCGGCCCGGTGGTCGCGGCCCTGGGGCCGACCGCGGCCGCGTCGGTCCCGGGGTTCCGGGTGCGGGTGGTCGACGGGAGCCACCTGCCGGGGACCGACCACCGCCTCCGCCCGCTCCGCCGGACCCGGGCCGGGGCACTCCCGGGGCAGGCCGTGGTCCTGTTCGAGCCGGCGACCGGGTTGGTGATCGACGCGATCCCGTGCGAGGACGGCCACGCCCAGGAGCGGTCCCTCACCCCGGCCATCCTCGGGTGGGCCGCGCCCGCCACGGTCTGGGTCGGGGACCGGAACTTCTGCACCACCCGGCTGCTCGCCGGGACCGCGGGCCGGGGCGGGTGCTTCGTCGTCCGCCAGCACGGCCTCACCCTGACCGAGCTCGGCACGGGGGAGCGGGTGGCCCGCGGCCGGACCGGCACGGGGGCCGTGTTCGAGGAGGCGGTCCGGGTGTCGGACGGGGCCGGCGGGGAGGTGGCGGTCCGGCGGGTGACGGTGGTGCTCGACGCCCCGACCCGGGACGGGGACCGCGAGATCCGCGTCCTGACCAACCTGCCGGCGGCCGTACCGGCGACCCGGGTGGCGGAACTGTACCGGGGCCGGTGGTCGGTCGAGGCCGCGTTCGGCGAGTTGGCGGCGGCCCTCCACGGCGAGGTCGCCGGCCTGGGCTACCCGCGTGCCGCGCTGTTCGCGTTCGCCGTCGCCCTGTGCGCGTACAACGTGCTGGCCGTCATCAAGGCGAGCATCCGGGCGGCCCACGGGGCGGCGGCCGAGCCCGGGGTGTCCGGGTATCACGTGGCCAATGAAGTCGCCGGGGCCAGCCGGGGGCTACTGATCGCCATCCCCGCGGCCGAGTGGGCGGTGTTCGCCCGGGTGTCGGCCGCCGGGATGGCGAAGGTGCTGATCGCGTTGGGACGGCAGGTGCGGGTGGCGGAGTTCGTGACCAGCCCTCGGGGGCCGAAGAAACCTCGGACGCGGCGGGAGAGTGCGGCCGGCACCGGGCACGTCGCTACGGCCCGGTTGCTCAAGGCCCAGAAGTCGTAA